One Deltaproteobacteria bacterium genomic window, AACGGCCACTGAGCACCTGAACCAGGCTCCACAGAAGCTTGGTAGCAATCACAGGTTCGCTTCGAACAATGGAGAAAAACTCTCCTCGCTTCATCGTTAGCACGTTGCAGTCATTTTTAGCGCGAGCCGTTGCCGAACGAGGTGCGTTATCGACCATGGCCATTTCACCCAGGTGGACCCCGGCAGGTAGGGTGGTAATCACTTTTCCACCTTTGAGAATCTCTGTGTCTCCAGACAGAACCACATACATCTCTTCCCCGGCTTGGCCTTCACTGATGAGCTCAACGCCTGCCTCGAATTTATCGATTTGGGTGAGTCCTAGTACTTTCACCAGCTCATTGTAATTGAGGTGGCTAAAGACAGGAATCTGCTTGAGGATGGCGATTCGTTCTTCTGCGGCCACGGTGGCAGTATCGGCTTCGGCTTGGTCTGAAAAACGAAAGGCTACAACCGTCGCATTGTCGTGGCCACCACGGTCGAGAGCGGTTTTAACGATTTGTTCGATACCGCCGGTGAGGTTAGCGCTGCTTAGGGGCGCGGCCAGCTCTTTGTGTTCTCCGTAGTAGTTATAGACGCCGTCGGAGCAGAGCATGTATGTGTCGCCCGGATCGATATCGAAAATCATTGTATCGACGGCGACGGATGGTTGAACACCCAGAGCCCGAGAGAGCACATTGCCTTGTGGGTGGTCTTGGGCTTCGCTGCGGTTGATGATTCCGCGTTTGACGAGTTCGTTTACGTAGGTGTGGTCTTCAGAGAGCTGGTGCACGGTGTCTCGGCGCATCACATAGAGCCGTGAATCACCAACGTGACCAAGAATACCTTTTCCGTGGTCTGCCAAGAGTACAACGGTGCAGGTAGTACCCATGCCCGCTTTTTCGGAGTCTTTCGAGGCGCTTCCGAATACTTCACGGCAGGCAGTGGTAATGGCTGCTTCCATGAGCTTACGGAGGCTCTTGCTGTCTTTTGTTTTGCCGGATTCGCTGAATTTTGCGAGGGCAGCCTGGGTTTTTTCAGACTTGAGTTCCCGCGCGACAACCTCGCATGTCATCTGGCTGGCGACTTCGCCGGCGTTGTGACCGCCCATGCCGTCGCAAACGATATAAATGCCGTCTTCCACACTCGTGAAGAAGGCGTCTTCGTTGTTGGTCCGCACTCGGCCAACGTCAGTAAGTGCCGCTACAATAGGTTTCATGTGGGAAGTTTAGTCTTCGCTGGATTTCAGGGCAAGCGCTGCGGCTAGTGAAGGGTGCGATTCTTGGCTAGCTCACCGCCGGGAAGTACAGAAGGCTCCGGAGGCCGCGGTGGATCTGGGATTTGCGGGGCTATGGCAGAGGGCTGAGCCGGGGCAGGGGCGGGATTTGCGTCCTGGATTAGCTGGAGGTGTAGGCGCATGAGGTCTTCTTCGCTGATGGTCCCGGAATCCATGAGAATCTGGCGCAAAACATGGAGTTCTTGGGCATATTGGCCCAAATGCACCCTCTGATCGGTCAATTCTCGCGATAAATGGTTATAAAGCTCGAACAGGCGCTTTCGTTCCTGGTTTAGAAACCACTCTCGGCCCAGCAGGGCCACCGCGATGAGCAAGAGACCACAAATTAAGAACACGGCCATTTGAATTCCCCCGGGCGAGAAGCTCACCCTAATGCGAAAGTATAATTTCGGGGGCGCCGGCCAACAAGTCTGCGCGTGTAGGTACATATTTTCGCCCTGGAGGCTTGAAGATGCCAAATGGATCCGGTAAACACGCCTCACCTTTCATGGGCCGGTGTGGCGGAATTGGTAGACGCGACGGATTCAAAATCCGTTGATGGTGACATCGTGTCGGTTCGATTCCGACCACCGGTACCACAACTTCTCTTTATATTTTTCAAATCGATTTTGGTGTTGATGCGCGATTAGCAAATACAAGCTGTCGCAATTGAACTGCTTTGTGTCGCTTTTTGCATCCCAATGTCGCAAGAGCTTGGCTTAATAATAACCTCGGCTCTAAAAACTCGTGGTTTTTCGGTGAGTAACCCAATTAAATCTTTGGCAGGCATCTTGCCTTTAAAGGGGAATGCCTCGCCTCTCTTATCAACGCCGAAACCCATCCCAAACTC contains:
- a CDS encoding cyclic nucleotide-binding domain-containing protein: MKPIVAALTDVGRVRTNNEDAFFTSVEDGIYIVCDGMGGHNAGEVASQMTCEVVARELKSEKTQAALAKFSESGKTKDSKSLRKLMEAAITTACREVFGSASKDSEKAGMGTTCTVVLLADHGKGILGHVGDSRLYVMRRDTVHQLSEDHTYVNELVKRGIINRSEAQDHPQGNVLSRALGVQPSVAVDTMIFDIDPGDTYMLCSDGVYNYYGEHKELAAPLSSANLTGGIEQIVKTALDRGGHDNATVVAFRFSDQAEADTATVAAEERIAILKQIPVFSHLNYNELVKVLGLTQIDKFEAGVELISEGQAGEEMYVVLSGDTEILKGGKVITTLPAGVHLGEMAMVDNAPRSATARAKNDCNVLTMKRGEFFSIVRSEPVIATKLLWSLVQVLSGRLRDTNEALQGARKELAGDEHTGSFEILFDDGDT